In the genome of Actinomycetes bacterium, one region contains:
- a CDS encoding DUF2442 domain-containing protein, with amino-acid sequence MPEIEAVKNNTDSTILVYFNNGIIKIFDLKPLLDNTQHPTLTEIKLNPEGTVLNGNTAISDYDLWAKSKFYGWSK; translated from the coding sequence ATGCCAGAAATAGAAGCCGTTAAGAATAATACCGACTCCACGATCCTGGTATACTTCAATAACGGAATCATAAAAATTTTTGACTTAAAGCCATTACTGGATAACACACAGCACCCCACTCTTACAGAAATAAAACTCAATCCCGAAGGAACAGTCCTAAATGGCAACACAGCTATAAGCGACTACGACCTCTGGGCCAAAAGCAAATTCTACGGATGGAGTAAATAA